GTTCCCGAAGATTGAGGCGCGGCCAAGCCTGCTGATTGATGGTGGTGGCCAAGTCACGGGCCTGTTGGAACAACCCGCACAAATCTGCTTCAGATAACCCCAGCGGCGGAATCACCATCAGTCCAGCAATATGAACCTGGTCTAGCTGGTTCAGTTGGGGCAGATCCGCCAGTAGTTGTTCCACGCTCCAGCCAGATTTATTGGGATCGGGTCGCAATTTAACTTGGAGACACAGGTGGGGGGGAGACGCTAATGCCCCCGCCAAACGATCGATCCGCTCCGCCAGCTTCAGGTTATCCACCGAATGAATCCATTGAAACCGTTCTAACGTTTTGGCCACTTTATTACTTTGCAAATGACCAATAAAATGCCAAGTCACATCCTGGAGGTCAGCCAATTCCGCTTGCTTTTGCACAGCTTCCTGTAACCGACTTTCCCCAAAGTGGCGAAGTCCTGCGGCATAGGCAGCTCGCATTTGTTCCACGGACGCTTGTTTGGTCACCGCAATGGTGGTGACATGGGCAGGAATGCTCTGCTGAAATTGGCAAATGTGATGGACAAGCAAGTCAAAGGCGATCGGCTCCATTCGGGTTGAACTATTGATTCGAGTTGAACTATTGATTCGGGTTGAACTATCTACATGACGAGGAGACGAGGAGACTGAATCGCACTCAGGGACTCAATCATAGGAGCCCTAGCGCAGCCAATCCCGGTGGAATCTTGACTGGGATGGAACGCTTCACTGAGATGGAAACTTCACTGAAAGGTTTGCCGATGAACAGCAACTAGCTGAGTATATTCTTGCGGAGTTCCTTGACGACGTAGCCATCGCATACGGTTCTCGACCAGAATTTTGGCATCTGCTCGACTGATAGAGTCAAATTGCAACCCGCCGGACCCGTTACTGACGATGAAAAAGAGTCTTTGAGCATACAAGGTCGTAAACAGTTCCTGGTGCTCTTCAATCAAACAGACTCGAAACAGCAAACCAAAGGTGGGATGGTTGAGATAGGATTCAATGCCCATTCAAGAATATTGTCGCGAAAGGATGAATACCGAGAAGACAGTTACAACCGTAACCGTTTTCGATTCGTTTTCGATTGAAAACTTAAACTTAAAAATTGTAAATAAAAAATGCGCGACTGCTCAGATAATTTCGCCGCTAGGCGGGAAATCACTGCTAGATGGGAGATCCAACACGACAACCGCACCATCACGACCCACTGCCAGCTTGCCTGCGATTACTTGAATCCCTTTAATCCATTAATCCACGGTGAGCCCAGTTTGGTGAACCCACCCGCAGAACCCATGCATCCCTCGGGGCGGCTGGAACGCGCTTGGCGCAATGATCCCCGGCTTGTTCACCAAGCTTAGTTTAACTTGTCGTAGGCGATAGCAAAAAGGCCAACAGTTCGCGATTCACCGTCTGAGGGGCTTCTTGCTGAATCCAATGGCCACAGTTAGGAACAAATTTGAGCTGGAAGGAAGCGCTTACCACTCGCCGTAAGTCCTCAGCCAACGATCGGCTTAACACCGCATCTTCATCACCCCAAAGCACCAAAGTCGGAGCGGTAATCGGCGGGGTTGCGGATCCCCAACCTTTGATCCAGGTCATCGGAGAGAGAAATTGGCGGTAATAACTGAGAGCGGCGGCGATCGCGCCGGGCTTTTGAAGGGCTGCTTCGTACATCCTCGTGTTTTCCTGCGTGAAGACCCCCTTGCGAACGGCCAGTCCTCGGAAAACATTCTGAACGAATTC
This genomic window from Alkalinema sp. FACHB-956 contains:
- a CDS encoding YggS family pyridoxal phosphate-dependent enzyme, with the protein product MEPIAFDLLVHHICQFQQSIPAHVTTIAVTKQASVEQMRAAYAAGLRHFGESRLQEAVQKQAELADLQDVTWHFIGHLQSNKVAKTLERFQWIHSVDNLKLAERIDRLAGALASPPHLCLQVKLRPDPNKSGWSVEQLLADLPQLNQLDQVHIAGLMVIPPLGLSEADLCGLFQQARDLATTINQQAWPRLNLRELSMGMSEDYQLAIASGATMIRPGRILFDNRSQQP
- the pipX gene encoding transcriptional coactivator PipX; protein product: MGIESYLNHPTFGLLFRVCLIEEHQELFTTLYAQRLFFIVSNGSGGLQFDSISRADAKILVENRMRWLRRQGTPQEYTQLVAVHRQTFQ